TTGATGCGATCAAGCTCGACGATAATGTCACCTTTGCTGGTTTCCAACTTTACTTTCGGGAAGAGGTTGTCTGGGTCAATTGCCAAATTCTTTGCGTTAGCAAATGCGCTAATGAGTAGCAAAGTAGTGGCAAGCAATATATTTTTCATCGATAGTCCTTGGCTGATATCAGTTTCTTGTTTTAGGTTGCTTTTCTTGTTTTAGTTGTTTTGCATAAATGCAATTAGCTCTGGGTTGTTAGCAAGCTCACTAATAACCTTACCAAGCTGCTGATTTAAGTCGCGCTCCAATACAGCGATATCGGCCTTGATAGGACCATTGCTGTTACCTTTGGAAGTCAACACTTGGCTGTAGGTCTTATCCCCTTTATTGATGTTGACTAGCAGGCGAATTTCACTACTAGCTTGGTATTTCACCATCGATTGTTGAACGCTAACCAAGGCTTTTTCAATCGACACTTTCATTTGTGTTACGCCACCTTGCGTGCTCAGCCCTTGTGCATTGAGATACTGGCTTAAGCTTGCGCTTAAGGAGTCAGATAGCGACTGCGCTGGCGAGAATAATTCAGCAGGTTTGTCTTTGCGCAAAATTTGAATCAAGTGGTTACTTGGTCGTAAATCAACTACAGCTAACGATATATTGTTACCGCTGTAAATAGGCATGGCTGCTTGGCTTATCTGTGGCGCGACAATAACCTGTGAGGGTGGTGTCGCACAGGCGCCTAGCAAAGTAACAAATGAAACACTCAAAATGGTGCGATAGGAATTAGTTTTTACCGCTTTGCTGCTATTTCTTGCGGCTTTGCTCGCTTTGGCATTGGGCAAACTGCTCATAGAAAAGCAATGCGTAATAACTGAAGAGATGGCTGAAAAGTAAGACACTAATTGCTCCTTAACGTTTGATACTCGAGAGAACCACGAATTTTTTATTACTCGCAATGGTTTTGCAGTTCGAGAATACCCGCTGTAATTTAATATGGTAACCCAGTTGTCGATTGCCAATAATGCGCAGTTCGCCACCTGGTTTCAATACGCGTTTTGCATCATTAAACATCTGCCATGCAATATGGTCTGTGGTGGCATGCTGTTGGTGAAATGGTGGATTGCAAACAATTACATCGGCACTGTTGTCGGCTTCTGTTGTTAGGCAATCGTCGGCGCTAAAACGACACTGTGAAAGCAGCTCTGGCAAGTTTTCAGCAATGTTTTGCTCGGCGCTGGCAACCGCCATAAATGACTCATCTTTAAAGGTGATATGCGCAGCAGGTTGCTGAGCTAATAGGGTTAAACCTAAAACACCATTACCACAGCCAAGATCGACCACCTGTTGATTCGCTTTTACCTCAGGTAAATGCTCTAGTAAAAAACGTGCACCGATATCTAAACTCTCACGGGAAAACACCCCAGCCATATTGTGAATATTCATCACTAGCTCATTGTGTGCTAGCGACCATTGGCAATCTTGATGCGCTAAGGTGTTGTGAGTTTTCTCAAGCTGAGCAAAGACCAGTCGAGATTTTTTCTTGGCTAATGAGGTGGTCGTAGTTCCTAAAAACTTTTCGAATAGCTTGAGCGTTGAGCTGTGAATATCTTTAGCTTTTGCTCCAGCAATAAAGGTTGGCGTGCTAGCGTGATACGTATTTGCTATCAAGCTCAACTGGTAACTCAGCTGCGCATTACTTTTAGGAATACGATAAAGAATAACATCAACATTTGTTGGTAATTTATCTAACGAGCTTAGCAACTGAACATTATTCGTGTTTAGTTCGTTTTCTTCTAGGTTGTATTGGCTGCCTTGTTGAGCCAGATAAGAATCACTGACGCTAAAGACTTGTTGATCAGTAAGGTTACAGGCGAGTGCGCCAAAACTGTCGTTAAAAACTAGCACCGTTTTGTTGCCTGCCAGTAAGTTTTGCTCTTGGCAATGGGACAGTAAATATTCGTCAGTGGCGTCCCAAGCTTGTAGGCTGCGGTTGACCTGCTTTACGGGGAAACGTGACAAGCGAAGCGGCTTATCTTCGAAAAAAAATGGGCTGTGCATCATATGTAGTGACAATTTCGTGGCAGCAAGCAGCAACTAATTGCGCTGTTTGGGTTAGTCAAAAGTGCTAGTATTGTCGCAAATTCACGAGCCATCAGCCAAGTGAAAATGTACTGTATTGTTGCGTTTGTGCTGTCGCCTTTGTGCTGTTGCGCTTGTGCTAAGCACTTTCGCTCATCATAGTGACTAACTGAACGTTATCGAGGTTTATTATTAACATTACTGCCCCCAATGCCACGTTGATCTTTGAGCCGCAGTTCTATGGAATGCAACAAGCACAACAGCTTTTTGAACAACTGTACCAAGAGCTTGCATGGCGACAGGATGATATTTTTGTTTATGGCCGCCAAATTACTATTCCGCGTCTACAAGCTTGGTACGGTGACAACCAACAAGCCTACACATATTCTGGGCTGACATTAAATGCTCTACCTTGGACATCGACCTTAGCGCAAGTTAAACAAGCAGTAGAGGCCTACAGTGGTTGTTCTTTTAATAGCTGTTTAGCTAACTTGTATCGCGATGGTAATGATAGTGTGAGCTGGCACAGTGATGATGAAGCGGAATTAGGCATAAACCCCGTGATCGCTTCTGTTTCACTGGGGGCGAAACGCGACTTTCAGCTAAAGCACAAAGCGCAAAGTGAAAAACTGACCGTGCCTTTAAATAGCGGTAGTTTGTTAATGATGGCGGGCGAAACTCAGCATTATTGGCAGCATTGTATCGCCAAATCAAAGCGCGTAAAATCGCCGCGCATTAACTTAACCTTTCGGCAAATTGTAGTGCCGTAGCGCTTTATCTTGGCATCAGAGCAGCGTGTTGTTCGCTCAGACAAAAGCTGAAACTAAATTGCCTTGTCTGCTAGTAAGTTAATTGTCTTTGGTGCATTTCAAACACCAAACGGCTGGCACTTAAAGCGGGACAAACTAGACTTAGAGTAAACACGTACTCGCTAACAAAGGTGAAAAATAAAATAAAAACAGTGTATTACCATTGTTTGTTTACTAAGGGAAAAAATATGAATATAGCAACAACAATCGAGCAAAAATTGCTTTCAGCCTTCTCTCCATTGCATTTAGATGTGGTTAATGAAAGCCATCAACACAATGTTGCGCCAGGTAGTGAATCCCATTTTAAAGTGATTATTGTTTCTAAGAATTTTGAAGGCGAACGCTTAATCAAACGCCACCGAGCGATCAATCAAGTACTCGCAACTGAGCTGTCTGAGCATATCCATGCCTTAGCTCTGCATACCTATACGGAAAAGGAGTGGCAAGACTATTACGCCGACAACGTTCCGCTTTCACCTGCTTGTCTTGGTGGCAGCAAACGCTAAATAAAGCCATCAATGTCCGACAAACTTAATCAATTAAAAACAAACGAGTAACCCAATAATCTCGTTTGTTTTACCTTTCTTTTCTGTTATTACTAACCTGACATAAACGTCGATAGCTAATTTCGACGCCTTACTAAAATTATAAAAAACACAAAATGTGTAACGCTGTTAGCGCCTTACTGTATGCACTTTGGCGTAAAGTGGTGGTTCCCATTAATAATAAATAGATAGGGAGTAAGAAGGGGAGATGAACGGCTTAACGGTGCTTTTGGCTATGATTGATCGTATAACTGCCGGTTTTGGCGCGGTTATTCGGTGGCTAACCTTGTTGATGGTGGTGCTCACCTTTGCCATTGTTGTGTTGCGTTATGGATTCAATGTTGGCTGGATTGCCATGCAAGAGTCTGTACTTTATCTCCACGGCTTAGTGTTTATGTTAGGTGCAGCCTACACCTTAAAAGCTGATGGCCATGTTCGGGTGGATATTTTCTACCAAGGTTACACTGCCAAACAAAAAGCGCTGGTTAACCTAATGGGCACGCTAATCTTGTTACTCCCTGTGGTTATTTTTGTTTTTATCGTCAGTTTCGATTACATCTTAACGTCTTGGCGCATTGCCGAAAAATCGTCTGAAGCCGGTGGCCTACCTTTTGTTTATCTCAGTAAAGCCTATCTCTGGTTATTTGCCATAACGCTTGGCTTACAAGGGCTAGCTGAGATTATTCGCAATTTAAAGACGCTGTTAAGTGGTGAGTCAGAGCGCGAGCAATCAGATGGCAACAGTGATACACAATCACAAAGCCACCAAGGGGATAAATTATGATGAGTTATATCCCTTTATTGATGTTTGTGTGCGTTTGCCTGATTTTACTTATTGGCTATCCCGTTGCGTTAACACTAGCGGGTGTCGCTTTAATTTTTGCTGGCTTTGGCGTCGCCACTGGAGTCTTTGAACCTTTATTTCTGAATGCTTTACCAAGTCGATTATATGGTGTGATAAACAATCAAACCTTGCTGGCCGTGCCACTTTTTGTGTTTATGGGGGCAATGCTGGAGCGAGCGAAAATTGCGGAAAACTTATTAACGGCAATGTCGCTATTAATGGGGCGCTTTCATGGTGGTTTAGCTATTGCGGTCACGTTAGTGGGGATGTTGCTGGCGGCCAGTACCGGTATAGTTGGCGCGACAGTCGTTACTATGGGGTTATTATCACTGCCGACAATGCTTAAGCGCGGCTACGATCCTAAGTTCTCAACAGGTATTATTTGCGCAACAGGGACACTTGGACAAATTATTCCTCCATCGATAGCATTGGTGTTATTGGGGGATGTGCTCTCTAGTGCCTACCAGCAGGCGCAGCTAAAAATGGGGATCTTCAGCCCAGAAACTGTGTCGGTAGGAGAACTTTTCGCTGGTGCAGTCGTTCCTGGATTGTTACTCGTTGCACTTTATATTGGCTATTGCCTTGCGGTTGCCATTTTTAATCCTAAAGCTGCGCCGAAAGTTGCGAAAGAAGATATTGCTGAATTGGATCAGCAGCAATCGCTGAGCCGATTGATGTTAACTGCCCTGTTACCACCACTGTTTTTGATTATTGCGGTGTTAGGTTCAATATTATTTGGTTTTGCAACGCCCACTGAAGCGGCGGGGGTGGGCGCTATGGGCGCTTTGTTATTGGCTTTGATACAAGGTCAATTAAGCAAGGCCAACTTGCAAGCTGTAATGGACAGCACAGTTAAAATAACCTCTATGGTGTTTTTGATTTTAATTGGCGCTAGCCTGTTTTCTTTGGTGTTTCGCGGCTTCGGCGGTGAAGAGCTGGTGCATGGCTTTTTCCAGCAAATGCCCGGTGGTGTGCTTGGCGCGACATTAATTGTCATGCTGGTGATTTTTTTACTGGGCTTTATTCTCGATTTTATTGAAATCACTTTTGTTGTCATTCCAATCGTTGCGCCAGTGCTATTAATGATGGGGCTAGACCCAATTTGGCTTGGGATCATGATTGCGATTAACCTACAAACCTCCTTCTTAACGCCACCTTTTGGCTTTGCGCTGTTTTATTTGCGCGGTGTTGCCGATAAAGTAGTCAAAACAGCAGACATTTATCGCGGCGTAATTCCGTTTATTGCAATTCAACTGTTACTGCTGATTATTTTGGCAATCTGGCCACATTTGGTAACTTGGCTGCCTCAAATAATGTATGGCTAATGTGCGGCTAAAAGCTAATGTACGGCAGACATAAGGTTAATATAAAAACTAAAACAAGGACAAAACATGCAGCGTATTCTCTCTTATTTCTTCTCTAGTATCTTGTTAGTGGTATTGCTTGCTGGGTGCGGTGAGCAAGCAAAAACAACTTCATCCTCACAGAGCGTCGATACGCAGCAAACTTTCCAATGGAAAATGGTGACCTCTTGGCCGAAAAACTTTCCCGGTTTAGGTGTTGCGCCAGAG
The nucleotide sequence above comes from Thalassotalea euphylliae. Encoded proteins:
- a CDS encoding alpha-ketoglutarate-dependent dioxygenase AlkB family protein; the encoded protein is MIFEPQFYGMQQAQQLFEQLYQELAWRQDDIFVYGRQITIPRLQAWYGDNQQAYTYSGLTLNALPWTSTLAQVKQAVEAYSGCSFNSCLANLYRDGNDSVSWHSDDEAELGINPVIASVSLGAKRDFQLKHKAQSEKLTVPLNSGSLLMMAGETQHYWQHCIAKSKRVKSPRINLTFRQIVVP
- a CDS encoding TRAP transporter large permease; amino-acid sequence: MSYIPLLMFVCVCLILLIGYPVALTLAGVALIFAGFGVATGVFEPLFLNALPSRLYGVINNQTLLAVPLFVFMGAMLERAKIAENLLTAMSLLMGRFHGGLAIAVTLVGMLLAASTGIVGATVVTMGLLSLPTMLKRGYDPKFSTGIICATGTLGQIIPPSIALVLLGDVLSSAYQQAQLKMGIFSPETVSVGELFAGAVVPGLLLVALYIGYCLAVAIFNPKAAPKVAKEDIAELDQQQSLSRLMLTALLPPLFLIIAVLGSILFGFATPTEAAGVGAMGALLLALIQGQLSKANLQAVMDSTVKITSMVFLILIGASLFSLVFRGFGGEELVHGFFQQMPGGVLGATLIVMLVIFLLGFILDFIEITFVVIPIVAPVLLMMGLDPIWLGIMIAINLQTSFLTPPFGFALFYLRGVADKVVKTADIYRGVIPFIAIQLLLLIILAIWPHLVTWLPQIMYG
- a CDS encoding TRAP transporter small permease subunit, with protein sequence MIDRITAGFGAVIRWLTLLMVVLTFAIVVLRYGFNVGWIAMQESVLYLHGLVFMLGAAYTLKADGHVRVDIFYQGYTAKQKALVNLMGTLILLLPVVIFVFIVSFDYILTSWRIAEKSSEAGGLPFVYLSKAYLWLFAITLGLQGLAEIIRNLKTLLSGESEREQSDGNSDTQSQSHQGDKL
- a CDS encoding methyltransferase; translation: MHSPFFFEDKPLRLSRFPVKQVNRSLQAWDATDEYLLSHCQEQNLLAGNKTVLVFNDSFGALACNLTDQQVFSVSDSYLAQQGSQYNLEENELNTNNVQLLSSLDKLPTNVDVILYRIPKSNAQLSYQLSLIANTYHASTPTFIAGAKAKDIHSSTLKLFEKFLGTTTTSLAKKKSRLVFAQLEKTHNTLAHQDCQWSLAHNELVMNIHNMAGVFSRESLDIGARFLLEHLPEVKANQQVVDLGCGNGVLGLTLLAQQPAAHITFKDESFMAVASAEQNIAENLPELLSQCRFSADDCLTTEADNSADVIVCNPPFHQQHATTDHIAWQMFNDAKRVLKPGGELRIIGNRQLGYHIKLQRVFSNCKTIASNKKFVVLSSIKR
- a CDS encoding YajG family lipoprotein; translation: MSYFSAISSVITHCFSMSSLPNAKASKAARNSSKAVKTNSYRTILSVSFVTLLGACATPPSQVIVAPQISQAAMPIYSGNNISLAVVDLRPSNHLIQILRKDKPAELFSPAQSLSDSLSASLSQYLNAQGLSTQGGVTQMKVSIEKALVSVQQSMVKYQASSEIRLLVNINKGDKTYSQVLTSKGNSNGPIKADIAVLERDLNQQLGKVISELANNPELIAFMQNN
- the bolA gene encoding transcriptional regulator BolA; protein product: MNIATTIEQKLLSAFSPLHLDVVNESHQHNVAPGSESHFKVIIVSKNFEGERLIKRHRAINQVLATELSEHIHALALHTYTEKEWQDYYADNVPLSPACLGGSKR